The genome window acaatgtaaacacactctAAACATTAAAGACATGCTGCTTGACAACATACTAATAAGGCAAAGCAAGTTTACTTGTGCCGCGCCTTTAAGCAACAAGGCAAGACGGCGTGCTTCACAGAAGACATAAAAGGCATTAAAAGGAAACGAGAcagtataaaaagaaaatataaagtaaaaaaacaagataaaaatcAGCTAACACAGAATAAAACTACTGCAGTGGGAGGATAAATGTTGAGTGTAGTGCAAAATCTGAATAAATAGTCCCGATGATCATTTAATAAGAGGCAAACAGAAAAGTTTAAATTCTGGATTTAAAAGAGTTTGAgtagatgtgcagtttgtatTAAATATGCGGATTATTATTCTTCCTCGTGTTTATGTGTGATCCTGGAGACACAGTAACAAACTGCCGGCCGTCCCGTCTCGTTGCCACAGTCTGCCTCAGACACTGTTGTTCAAGCTGTAGCCACTGACTCGAGCacattgtgtctgtttgtgaacCCAAACACTGTGATTGCTGTATTTAAAGCTAAATCAGCCAGACTTAAACAACGGTCggccctctctcctccaccacctcgAGTGTGTCCCCTCTGCACCAACACTGGTCTTATTGTGTGTGCACCTCTAAAGCCTGGATCGCACCACGACACTATTCAAACGCTGCCCAGCGAGGCCTGTTCAGAATAAATGTCCGGTCTCAGTCCGGACTGCAGGGCGGAAGTGAAGAGCCGCCTTCACAAACAACCAGAAACATTTATTCATGTCCTCACAGAGCAAATGCTCTGCCTCTCAGGACGTTTCAGGGGAGAAGTTGTTGATAAAATTATTGGTGACGTGTGTTGGACAGGACAACAAGTCATTTCAGCAGGATGTAGGATTATTACCTTTATTAAATTAAAGAATATTACTAAGTGTCGCCACATCAGTCGAGCTGTAACTcagaacatttttacatttaaaatgttgccTGGTTGTTTTAGACCTTCACATGTTCTTGTAAAGAACAGGAACATGTGAGAAGTGATTCCTCTGAACTTCATGAAAAAACGTCATGAGACCGAGTGGAAGTAAGACAGAATTAATCAGGACGGGACAGAAGGACAAAAACTCAACTCACCTGAGATCAGAGATCAGATCATATATACTTAAGTACCATTTTTAGGTATCTGTGTTCCCATTTCCCATGAACGTTATACTTAAAACCACACTGGGGAGCAGAGCATTCATCCGCTCTGCTCCCCGGCTCTGGAACTCATTAGCacctgaaattaaaaacattgattcattttcccgttttaaatccacactcaaaacacacctgttcagactCGCTTATCCTACATGAGGTCAACTGGTCAGCctgattttacactaatttgttttatcactttattttattttattgtattttatcgtattgttgtttgatatttcttgtgatgtacagtgtctttgagtgtcctgaaaggcgctttaagcaaaaaaaatgtattattatgattattattattattaaaatatcccttttccacttttttttccactattttTGTGACAGCTTTAGATACTAGTTACTGTTTAGATTACAACTGGTCAAcagtttttctgagctcatcagaCTGTTCAGATatatgtggttctcacagaccagatacgaggttctcacaggacaaacatatgatgatcttatagaatatgatgcatcgctgcagattaaaccagccaacagtatataaagtagttcagatgagctcaacctgaaacatctgcagcagtaaaatacagcattaatgcagcaggaatattaatccacaaacatcagagatgaaacactgacaggaacattttactgctacagcAGCACTTCAAGTACTTTATGTTGAATATATGGTTCACCTGGCATTGATTAATACTGTTCTGTTCCCTTTATTAGCTGGCATTAATTTGTTTCTCTAGAGCTGCTACATAGTTTGAATCCACTTAGCTGActataaaaatgtttgtttgtgcccCCGACAGAAAGTGGAGCTGCCGGACAGCCCTCGGTCAACCTTCCTGCTGGCATTCAGCCCCGACAGGTGAGGATATCCAtcaacaacatttcagaaatcGTCCTGGAAACATATTATTTGAGCATGAACACTTAAAACTGCAGTCATGAAGTACTCCAGTCCCAGCTGTTTTTAGCACCCTGTAGCTTGTCCATCTAAAAGCTTGTTTTAAATGAGTGAGTTTGTTTCCTTAGTGAGACTGgcatgctgtttatttattgattagGTTTTTATCAGCAGTGAAGAGAAAGAACTTTAACTTTAAGTTAGTAGTTATTGAATAATGCTGTGAACTTCTTGCTTCTCTTAGGACCCTTATGGCTTCCACACACGTCAACCACAACATTTATATAACGGAGGTGAAGACTGGAAAGTGCCTACATTCCCTAGTGGGCCACCGTCGAACCCCCTGGTGTGTGACCTTTCACCCCACCATCCCCGGTCTCGTGGCCTCAGGGTGCCTTGATGGCGAAGTCCGCATTTGGGACCTGCATGTGAGTATCATCCTCTGAAGGAGGGTAATGCTTTGGTGTCCTACAGTGTGGACAATTACAACCTTCCTCTCAGGTATTATTCCACGTAACTTTACCCTGTGAAGCACAGCATGATGTACCTGTGTCTATTTTGTCCTTTAGCTTTACCTGAGTGTcatagtttttatttatttacctgtTTTGATTGTGTCTAAACTCCTACTGAGTGATTTGTAGCGCTATAACAATAAGTTGATTAGATTGATTCAGCAACTATTCTGACAATCAATAATGTGACAGTTTGCTTCTTTGTCTCGTAAAAcgaacatctttgggttttgaactaTTGGccggacaaaacaagaaattagaTGACACCACCTCGGATGTTTTGATGGTTTCACTGTTCAACATTTTGTAGATCAAAAGATCAATCGAGAAACGAatcagtaattaaaataattgttagctgcagctgtagAGATTTGCTGCCACTGGTGTAATATTTCCTATTACTTCTGTTTGTCACATGACTTTGACATCTGGAGTGACTCTCTGTGGTAAAATGATCTGCAGGAGTCAAAtataaaactgcagttttttgctTAAAATCAAGTGAATAAAAATACCAACCAAGGACTCAGTCAGTGCTGAAGTCAAGCAGATGACCCTTTTAGAAACAAACGTATTTGATTATCTGCAGTGATAACAGGAGTGTGTGTTCTTTCTGCAGGGCGGAAGCGAGAGCTGGTTCACAGAGAGCAATGTTGCCATTGCATCGCTGGCCTTCCACCCCACCGCTCAGCTCCTCCTGATCGCCACCAACAACGAGCTCCACTTCTGGGACTGGAGCCGACCGGAGCCCTTCGCCGTGGTCAAGACGGGCAGTGACACAGAGCGAGTCCGGTGGGTTGGGCAGAGCAGCTGTGGTATCTCTGAGTCACTACGATGAGTTCGAGGGCTTACTAGTGAGATTTAGAGAGTAAGAGTCAGCACATGTGGCTGCAAGTTGACCACACTGTACCAACAGCGTTCCTCCAAGTCACGGCGTGGACGTTTTAATGAACAGGCCCAACTtacaaaataacatcacaaATGTCTGCGTCTCagggtgtttttatttttgtaaaataatagtCACAAACTGTATCTGATTTAAatgtctgatttttttcttttatttgtagcctcattttattttgaaatatatttttcttgttcAACAATGAACCATATCATAACCATTCCTTTGTTTACTTCAGTGGCAGAGCGAACCGGGCCTTTATGTGGGACAGGCTTGTATAAGAACTAGgcctttatttctgtttttccactcaACGCTGCCTCCATGTTTACCTGTTTTGATAAAATCGCTATGTCCTCTTCCACAACACTGCAACAACTGCAGTCAGGTGTTCACTTCAAGTTATTTCCCCACTGATGTTAATGTACCATGGATGAAACTCAAATCTTCAGAATAGGTCAGCTTTAATcagaattaaaacatttatcaaTTTACCATGTGAGCTCCTGGTGTTAACCATCAGTGACGggcctttatttgtttgtgctgaCCGCTATTATTTGAATACACGTAACCCTAACACCAACCCAAACCGGTGTTTTcctttgtcatttatttgtaCACGTGTTCCTTTCAGGTTGGTGAGGTTTGACCCTCTCGGTCACAACCTACTGACAGCGATCGTGAATCCATCCAATCAGCAGGTGAgcactgttttctgtgtttctgtcgtTAATCATTTGTCGAGTGGAGGTTTCAGAGCTGTTGTTTCTTTCAGAATGAGGAGGACTCCGAGGTTCCTATGGACAGTGTTGAAATGCCTCATTTCCGGCAGCGCTCCTTCCTGCCTTCCCAACCGGTTCGTCGCACACCCATCCTCCACAATTTCCTCCACATCTTGTCGTCTCGCTCCCCGGGGGCTCAGGCGGGAGGTGAGCAGCCACGCCCTCTCGGTGAAAATGGAAGCAATATAGGAGAATCTCCCAGCATACCTCTGGCTCAGTACCCCAGCTCTGAACGTGGGCCTCCGTTCCCGGGCTGCACCCAGCACCTGGGCATGGTTTGTCTGTGTAGTCGTTGCTCCGTCAGTCGCAACCCTTCCCTGGCTGCCAGTGCGACCCCCTCTGACCCCAGGATGTCATCTGACACTCCCCAGCCTCCCCCAGCTTCCACTTTCTCTTCGGCCCGTACAGAACCCAGACAGCCCTCAGAACGACCCTCTGCCTTCACCTCGGTCTACTACAGTGCCAGCACTTCTCTCAATCCCACTGCGCCGAGCGGCATCGAGCCGCACTCCACCTCCAGGCCAGGACCTGACTGGACACGCAACTTGCTAAGTATGAGGGAGGGTGGGGTTGGTCCGGGTATGCTGCCCCCTagaacctcctcctcctccatcagcctGCTTTCAGTGCTCCGTCAGCAGGATGGCTCCTCTCAGTCCCCTGTCTACACCTCTGCCTCTGAAGGGCGGGGTTTCCCCCAACAAGGAGAGCCGGGGGCCCGAGATGGTGCCGGTACAAGCAGCGGCCACCATCCGTTCTGGGACGGCTCTCGCAGCAACACAGCCTCCTTCCGCAATGTACTGCAGTGCAATCTGAGCCGCTACTTCATGGAGTTTGACCGCATGCAGGACCTGGAGCCACCATTAGGTGGCGGCATTACAGATGGAAGTCAGGAGCAGAGCCAAGAGTTGCTGAATAACAACATGGACCCAGAGAGACCTGGGCCTTCTTCATCTTCCAACACCTCCTCCCCTACTATCATCCACTACcagcctcctctcccccctcctccttcctcccacaGCCTGGAGAACAATGTCCCTCCCCCAGCCTCCCGAGGCCACCTGAACCGCTGCCGGGCCTGCCACAACCTGCTGACCTTCAACCATGACTCTCAGCGCTGGGAGCGCACCAACCaggcctcctccacctctgcctctgctctagagccctcctcctcttcctcctcattcccttcttcttcctccccttgGCAGCCTGAGGAAGGCAGGAGAACACTAGAAGCCCAGTCCCAAGAGAGGAGGGTGCCTCCAGAGCCCATCGAGCAGCCGCCTCCCCCTGGAGGCGGAGGAGCAGGAACGCTGGCCTTCCCGATAGCCCCGACCCCCAGCCAGCCTGGAGAGCAGACAGTAGGCTTGGTGTACAACCAGGACACAGCACAGTGGGAGAGGGTGTACCggcaggctgctgctggcagaTCGGCAGAGCCACCGGAAGCCTTAAGCCAAGAAATGCCTGTTGACCCCCCAGATGAGGACTCCCTGAGGAGGTACGATCTCTTTGTGTCATCACAAGCATACCTACACTCTTACTTTGAACACAGTCACAATAATCACCCGAAGTTTCAAGTCTTAAATTCAATCTGTGTAATAAGTAGAAGTTTATATCTGGCTTTGGGTTAATCTTAGTTTTTGTGAGATTGACTCTCTGTGTCACGGCCCGTCAAACATCCATGGCCGACATGCTGCCTTTAGCCACAGTGTGAGTTAAATATCAACGTTCAGATTACTTTATTGAGTTATTATGTAGTCATAACGTTGTGCTTTCTTTCAAACAGGCGCCTGTTGGAATCATCTCTGTTATCATTGTCTCGCTATGACATGTCAGGATCAAGAGACCACCCCATTTACCCCGATCCAGCCAGGTACACTAATACACTGGATTTACTCTGATCCAGCCAGGTACACTAAGACACTGGATTTACCCTGATCCAGCCAGGTACACTAATACACTGGATTTACTCTGATCCAGCCAGGTACACTAGTACACTGGATTTACCCTGATCCAGCTAGATAATGTAATATAATCATTACTCATCGGCATGTGCAAACTGGACGGTTTCTTTGCACCATTATTAAAGATGTTACAGGGATTTGTtgtacagtatacccttgttaTTCtcgggggttacgttccaaaaagaacccgtgataggcaaaatccgcgaagtagaaacctttttttttttttacaattattatacaattaaatactctattatacattgaaacaaataacttctgtactgtactggcaaataataattttaatcatcgatgtgaacagaaagCTTCAAATTGCAGAGATTAGCGCCGCCCACCTCaacccgagtaattggattaaacgggagaaaattaaaaatgattatgaaaaaaatacaaagtacagtcggacaaatagtgactcaggtaTATTTCACTGCTcctcagactgagccgctgcatcctgactccgctctgcagtgttttcttcttttgaagcccgcggtgcaggtgtgtttgttcgggagaagaacacagtgataggcAGTTGTTGTCGCTCTTTTTTCTTCCGCATCTTCCGCTGCCTTTTGGGCCCTGCTGCAGGTGCTTTTGTCGGTCCAGAGCGTTTTGTCGACATTATGGGTTTTAGAGAATTTGCACATACGTAAAgtaaatttggcgagctgttttacgtacgtgtacattttaaactgcaacgttattgacgcacaggtagagaagaagcggagtgactttttagccaatcagaatgcagaacacaatgcacgatgcaaatccgtgaagtagcgaaactgtgaaaagtaaaccgctttatagcgagggatcactgtattaGCAGTCCTCTTGGCTGTGTTCTGGAGCAGCTGAATCATTTGGGTGATGGAGGTTTGTGCCTTGTCACTAAATAAACCGCACAGCCGGCAGTCATGATACAGAGTCTGTGAGCTCCATCTGGTTTACAAGTTCGTACAACCTTGTAATTATTTTGTCGGACAATTTTCAAACTGACTTCTGTTTGACTTCTCTTGCCTGTATGAAATGAATGCCCGCTGCACAGGCTCTGCACTCCTTTTCTCATAACAGTGGATAGTAGAGGGGCTTCCTGTGCCAGGCAGAAAGCCAGGGGTCACTGAGTTTGTTGACATCTCTCTTCCCCATCTGCACCCTCACTGGTTCTGACATTAGATAAGACACAATAGATTGGAAATCATATGTTCACCACACAGAGCCTTTCTGACTCACTACAGGAGACGGTTTCTACTGTCTGTCATATGCCGACTGTACCTTCTCACTACCCCAGTCGCACCTTGTACTCCTGCTTTTCGAGTTTGTTGTTAAAAGTCTGAACGTGAACTCGTCCTCTGTGTTGTCCAGGCTTTCTCCAGCTGCTTACTACGCCCAGAGAATGATCCAGTATCTCTCGAGGCGGGACAGCATCCGTCAGCGTTCGCTCCGCTACCAGCAGAACCGCCTACGGGCCATGTCGTCTTCATCCGACAGCCCCGCCAGCAACCCGTCCAACTCCATGGACAACAGCGATGTGGACTTTGAGGAACTGGAGTAAGCTTAATTTTTATCTCTTCCATGGATTGAActtgtggaagtgtgtgtggactgtaaaaacactgtaaagtAAAGCTGGTGTTCTATCAGAACAGTCGCTCGAGGGAGTTGAAGCATTAAGGTAATGGAAGTGGTTGATTTGTGCCAAGACAACCGTTAACTGATGTGTCCTGttgtcttctctctgtggaGTCTGCACTGCAGTAATGTGTCCCCGGGTTAAGACTGAAACTGTGAACAGTCCGGTTTACTCATCAAACTGTTTGTTTCCACTTCCTGGAAACAATCCTTTAAATATCCCCCGATCAGCCCTGATTCCTGAGATTTGAAGTTTCCTTTTATTTAGTTGTAACTTCCACAAacttaacagtttttttttttcaaagtttcaGCACAACCTGTCTTTGTGAGGAGGAGATAATAGTCTCTGCTGTATAACCCATCCTGTGTGTTAAGCCGTGCTTGTAGTTTTATTCTACTGTCTTTTTTCTAGTGACAATGGAGACAGAGCGAGGCACAGGACGCCACGTAATGCCAGGATGTCTGCGCCCTCACTGGGTCGCTTTGTCCCACGGTGAGTCTGCTGGAAGATCTAATCCAGACTTGAACTCTTCTCTGCTGCGTCTGTGCAGAACAGTCTGCAGACGCTGTCAGTGGAGATTCTTGGAGTTCATGCACAACACAGCCTCAAATGAGCACGTTTTAGTTTTATGTGGtttcagttttcattgttaCGTGTGCAGAAAGTTAAATCTTAGTTAAGTCTTTTATTGTTTCCAGCCCTGGTTTGGTTTTATAtcttttgtggtgttttgctCCAGGCGTTTCCTCCTCCCTGAGTACCTTCCCTACGCTGGGATTTTCCATGAAAGGGGGCAGCCTGGCCTGGCCACGCACTCCTCTGTCAACAGAGTGCTCGccggtaaacacacacactttgcactgCTACCTGTTTTAGGTCACCACCAGCTGCAAGCCAGATGTTGTTAATGTTTGATGCTTATTGTTCGGTTTCAGGAAACATTCAGTTCTGAAGTCGAGCTGACTGGTAGgatagtgaaaataaaaagtgtttattCTCTtatcagaaaacacagagcacttttgtttcctctctgtatgTATATCAGAAGAAATTAACGTTGGCAGTGTTTACTGTTTCTCAGGAGCGTCGATAGGGGACGGTCAGTCTGCAGTCGCCAGCAACATCGCCAACACCACCTACCGCCTGCAGTGGTGGGACTTCACCAAATTTGACCTGCCTGAGATCAGCAACGGTACAGCAGCTCCTCGCCTTCCTTTGTCACTTTGTCCTGTAGTCACTGAGGCCATCTGAGATGAGATTCACCtctttgctgagagttagatgttCAGATCGACATCACTGATTAACACGTTACATcgtgtgctggactatttcttgacCAGGACCAGAACATTTCTGGAATCTCCGGTAATTTGTGCAACTGGTCTTgaccaagaaatagtctgaGAGATATCACATGTTCGTCAGTAAGCTTTAGAGCCGCTGGTAGGGTCGAGTTagtccaaactgaaataatcTGAGATGTGATGGGACAACCTGGGAGCAATGTCCCTGGTTCACGTCCAACCGGGGCCATGTGTAGCATGTTGTTCACCATCTCTTCCTGTTATCGCTGTGACGTGGGCTCACAAGCAATGCTTCATTTTAAGGCCAAAAAGTTTGGAATAATGCTGGTCTGGGTCCTGTTTTAGAGTCGTGCTGATGATCCAAACGTGGGTGAAATGCTGAAGAGAGACAtgtctgggtttttttgttCCCCGTCCAGCGTCCGTCAACGTTCTGGTGCCAAACTGTAAAATCTACAACGATGCGAGCTGTGACATCTCTGCAGACGGTCAGCTGCTGGCGGTCTTCATTCCCAGCAGTCAGCGGGGTTTCCCAGACGAGGGCATCCTGGCCATCTACTCTCTAGCTCCCCACAACCTCGGAGAGATGCTCTACACCAAGAGATTCGGTACAGTGTCAGACTGTAAATATGTTCGACACGGCAACTGTTACTCCTCCATTCATGCCCTTTCCATTTCAGATTGAAAGATAATTCGCagttttccatccatccatccattatctatacaccgctgaatcctttgcagggtcacgggggggctggagcctatcccagccgtctctcgggcgaaggcaggggacaccctgggcaggtcgccagcctaccacagggctacatttacagacaaacaaccacgcacaccgctcattcacacctacggacgatttagagttatcaattaacctcagcatgtttttggactgtgggaggaagccggagaacccggtgaaaacccacgctgcacagggagaacatgcaaactccacacagaaagatcccaggcgggtCTGAACCGGGGATAATTCGCAGTTTTGTGACTCTAATTATGCACAAATCTCTAAATTCAATAGGAAATTGTCCACTTTGTATTGATTCAGAAATTAAAGGTCTTTCTTGTGTAATGTTgccaagattcaagattgcctttattgtcattgagtaTGGACATGTCAACAAagtttgcattgcaaccccgGTGTTAGAAACAAGATCATAAGAaagataatgaaataaacataataGTATAAATTAAActtacatgcagtaaaaatatgcgttaatgcaataaaaatataccagaaataaaaatatactaaaacaagaaaatataccaacaacagctgaatatACTTCTATAGAACTTCTACTTctatactaaaatgtatataccaGTCAGATTATTGATCTGAAAAGGTTTATTTTTCCTTCAACAGGTCCCAATGCTATCTCTGTTAGCTTGTCTCCCATGGGCTGCTACGTGATGGTCGGCCTGGCCTCTCGCAGGATCCTGCTGCATCCCACCACCGACCACATGGTGGCGCAAGTCTTCCGCCTGCAGCAGCCTCACGGAGGAGAGACTTCCATCAGGGTGAGACAGAACAACCAGTTCTCTGACTTTACTGGCGCTGTTGTAATTACTGCACAGTTCatgacagaggacagacagacagaccaccAGCAGGGTCGGACAGGACTCCTAGTTCACCTACGAATGCTTAAAGAAACAGCAAGACtaaaaaaactgtaataaaacaATCAGATGACGACGTCTCTGAGCAGCCGAACAGCCAAAAATCAACTCGCAATTAACTGTAACTCCCTGAAGCTTTGCTTAATAAGTTAATTCTATATACGGTATTTTCCGCACTgtaaggcgcaccttcaatgaacagcctattttaaaacttttttcatatatagggcgcaccgcattataaggcgcatagacagaAAGTACCgtcctgtggtgtctggggttgcgttatgcatccactagatcaggggtcggcaacccgcggctctttcatccctctgatgcggctcctgaaaataattaatgagcatttatttaaaatgtattttattttagtttgtttgttttgaaacaaacaccgcgcgctcacagatgacagcttatgatgcgtaaagatgcaggtgacgtcgcacagcgctgatgtgcagacgctgtgcgctgaggttcaggagcagaaatcacattaaccacttttgattaatattttaattgcctattatttagcatatattcatattttttctttgtccagtgaaatagtcattttattattcaggttgacagctgactgcacgcgccagtaaaaggatgacggcacacAGAGAGTGGAACaccctttacacttttactgttacttcggccacgccccctgactacgatagccataattaaccaatattgatccatataaaaggcgcatcggattataaggtGCACTGTCGGTTTTcaagaaaattaaaggcttttaggtgcgccttatagtgcggaaaatacggtaataTTAATTTAATCACAATTATTTAAAGGTTTACTAATGTGGAATGTGTGGATGTAACTTGGCTGTAGGTATTTCAGTGTATTATCAGTCACTATTGATGGCTATACAGTGAAACAAACTGTATTTGGAGGAGGCAGAAGTCTCAGAGTCATGTGGGGAAACTGACCTTtgacaaatgttttaatttcGTCTGCTTTTGTCAAATTTGAGGGTAAATAATGGACCTGAAACAATTTGTCAATGATTTGATCAGTAAAGCTACAAAAAATGAATTGAGAACTACATTTATAACCCTTTAATGGTTGTTGCAACAGACGTTTGTCTGTTCCAGCTCAGGGAACCTGCCATGTTGTAGATGAAGCAGTTAAATACACGGAAAGTGATCAGTAAATTAATTGATCGtgaaaatgctcattaattGCAGACCTAAAATGTACCACAGCTGCAGCGTGTCGTCAGTGTGTGTTGAATTGCGGTGTGTTTCAGATGGTGTTCAACGTGGTTTACCCCATGGCTCCGGACCAGAGGCGTCACGTCAGTATCAACTCTGCTCGCTGGCTGCCGGATCCAGGGATGGGTCTGGCTTATGGAACCAACAAGGGAGACCTGGTCATCTGCCGGCCCGTGTGAGTCTCCTTTCTGATTTCAGTCGCTGGTTTTATTGCACATGGTGTTTGCAGACACAGACTTGTTTCAGCCGTGAGCCTGATGTTAGATTTGAATGTCTGCTTTACATTCAGGTTCTGGACCCGTAGCTATCAAACGTCTCAGAACGTCTCCTGAGAATCCTGTTCAGAGTTAACCTGTGACTGTAACTGCTGGACTGAGTCTTATTCATGAAGTTTTCAGACTTTCAGCAGAGCATcgtgttactgtc of Chelmon rostratus isolate fCheRos1 chromosome 6, fCheRos1.pri, whole genome shotgun sequence contains these proteins:
- the ambra1b gene encoding activating molecule in BECN1-regulated autophagy protein 1b; translated protein: MASRQRNSVRILSSRERGSQTFGSQRLLQLLVEEKVRWMKWQSQKVELPDSPRSTFLLAFSPDRTLMASTHVNHNIYITEVKTGKCLHSLVGHRRTPWCVTFHPTIPGLVASGCLDGEVRIWDLHGGSESWFTESNVAIASLAFHPTAQLLLIATNNELHFWDWSRPEPFAVVKTGSDTERVRLVRFDPLGHNLLTAIVNPSNQQNEEDSEVPMDSVEMPHFRQRSFLPSQPVRRTPILHNFLHILSSRSPGAQAGGEQPRPLGENGSNIGESPSIPLAQYPSSERGPPFPGCTQHLGMVCLCSRCSVSRNPSLAASATPSDPRMSSDTPQPPPASTFSSARTEPRQPSERPSAFTSVYYSASTSLNPTAPSGIEPHSTSRPGPDWTRNLLSMREGGVGPGMLPPRTSSSSISLLSVLRQQDGSSQSPVYTSASEGRGFPQQGEPGARDGAGTSSGHHPFWDGSRSNTASFRNVLQCNLSRYFMEFDRMQDLEPPLGGGITDGSQEQSQELLNNNMDPERPGPSSSSNTSSPTIIHYQPPLPPPPSSHSLENNVPPPASRGHLNRCRACHNLLTFNHDSQRWERTNQASSTSASALEPSSSSSSFPSSSSPWQPEEGRRTLEAQSQERRVPPEPIEQPPPPGGGGAGTLAFPIAPTPSQPGEQTVGLVYNQDTAQWERVYRQAAAGRSAEPPEALSQEMPVDPPDEDSLRRRLLESSLLSLSRYDMSGSRDHPIYPDPARLSPAAYYAQRMIQYLSRRDSIRQRSLRYQQNRLRAMSSSSDSPASNPSNSMDNSDVDFEELDDNGDRARHRTPRNARMSAPSLGRFVPRRFLLPEYLPYAGIFHERGQPGLATHSSVNRVLAGASIGDGQSAVASNIANTTYRLQWWDFTKFDLPEISNASVNVLVPNCKIYNDASCDISADGQLLAVFIPSSQRGFPDEGILAIYSLAPHNLGEMLYTKRFGPNAISVSLSPMGCYVMVGLASRRILLHPTTDHMVAQVFRLQQPHGGETSIRMVFNVVYPMAPDQRRHVSINSARWLPDPGMGLAYGTNKGDLVICRPVFYRSDGESPAESSSEPLFSVNNSGTSRTRGSDRPGPNRSGWRLDRDMGLMNAIGLQPRHPVPSVTSQGTQTPIIQLQNAETQTERDLSEPSVSQPALNVPPETPSTSGGAPGQPEASQTGGAPDGSQAEAAAEANTSAASTGESPEFGSGEDALARIRRLIAEGGMTAVVQREQSTTMASMGGFGNNIIVSHRIHRGSQTGTGASRPAADPTMTAPSTSGPLLITQTQTYAPPQASNPSEQLAPMWGPQILSGPRHSGLSLAVDMDDVFDGGRTDDDSLPGPSSSSLLLSSPSSSSSSSSHSPLPGSGVGPPNSYPGDPYSR